In Pseudoalteromonas carrageenovora IAM 12662, the following proteins share a genomic window:
- a CDS encoding anti-phage deoxyguanosine triphosphatase, whose product MDKQWQSRIIEQYKHRPNDNRSPWQVDRSRIIHAAAFRRLQAKTQIMGIGLNDFYRTRLTHSLEVSQIGTGILRHLRTQHSDFEHFPSTGLLETLCLAHDIGHPPFGHGGEIALNYMMRDHGGFEGNAQTLRIVAKLEPYSNGHGMNLTRRTLLGFIKYPAFINELWHTIPEVNNTRSFIKADDWRPAKGLYNDDCAIFNWIIEPLSQSDKQLLSNNAPIDKYRAKTTYKSLDSAIMEHADDIAYAVHDLEDAIATQVLTLDDWQTHALPHLKALNYEWLNSMLESLTQRLFSKNDYERKDAIGELVNTFIIHIHLDIQNDVFECPILKYTAKLDAQYEHALQILKHFVFQRLIRDPEMQQIEFKGQNLLIELFTAFASDPLRLLPETTQALYIDAEKQNQGMRIICDYLSGMSDEYAYKTYQRLFSPVQ is encoded by the coding sequence ATGGATAAACAATGGCAAAGCCGAATAATAGAGCAATATAAACACCGCCCAAACGATAATCGCTCACCCTGGCAGGTAGATCGTTCTCGTATTATTCATGCAGCAGCATTTAGGCGCTTACAAGCTAAAACTCAAATTATGGGGATTGGCCTTAACGATTTTTATCGTACACGTTTAACGCACTCTTTAGAGGTATCGCAAATTGGCACCGGCATACTGCGCCATTTAAGAACTCAACACAGTGATTTTGAGCACTTTCCTTCGACTGGGCTACTTGAAACCTTATGCCTAGCACACGATATTGGCCACCCGCCCTTTGGCCACGGCGGCGAAATAGCCCTTAATTACATGATGCGAGATCACGGTGGTTTTGAAGGCAACGCGCAAACCTTACGTATTGTTGCAAAGCTTGAGCCCTATTCGAACGGTCATGGCATGAACTTAACACGCCGTACTTTACTGGGCTTTATCAAATACCCTGCATTTATAAACGAGTTATGGCACACCATTCCAGAGGTAAATAACACACGCTCATTTATTAAAGCTGATGATTGGCGACCCGCCAAAGGATTGTATAACGATGATTGCGCTATATTTAACTGGATCATAGAGCCCCTTAGTCAAAGCGATAAGCAGCTTTTAAGTAACAATGCACCTATAGATAAATACCGCGCCAAAACAACGTATAAATCACTCGACAGCGCCATAATGGAACATGCCGACGATATAGCCTACGCAGTGCACGACCTAGAAGATGCAATCGCCACGCAAGTGCTCACATTAGATGATTGGCAAACCCATGCTCTGCCTCATTTAAAAGCGCTTAACTATGAGTGGTTAAACTCCATGCTTGAATCTCTCACGCAGCGTTTATTTTCAAAAAATGATTATGAGCGAAAAGATGCGATAGGCGAGCTGGTTAATACCTTTATTATTCATATACATTTAGATATTCAAAACGATGTCTTTGAATGCCCTATTTTAAAGTACACCGCAAAGTTAGACGCGCAATACGAGCACGCACTACAAATACTCAAGCATTTTGTATTTCAACGCTTAATACGCGACCCCGAGATGCAGCAAATAGAGTTTAAAGGTCAAAATTTACTAATAGAGTTATTTACAGCGTTTGCAAGCGACCCGCTGCGTTTATTACCCGAAACAACTCAAGCACTTTACATAGACGCTGAAAAACAAAACCAAGGGATGCGAATAATTTGCGACTACCTAAGCGGCATGAGCGACGAATACGCTTATAAAACCTATCAGCGTTTATTCTCACCCGTACAGTAG